In Nitrospirota bacterium, the DNA window GCCTTCTTCGAGGTAGGTCACATCACGAGTATGGGCGAGCATGGCCATGACATCGGATGCAACAAAGGATGCTTTGGCAGTCTTGCCTACGACCAGCGGGCATCCGGAGCGCGCCGCAATCATGGTTCCCGGTTCCCGCTCCGAAATGACCGCAAGCGCATAACTTCCCCGCACATCCTTGGTGGCAGCTCGCACCGCCTCGGCCAGCTTCAGGCCCTGCTGGAGATACTTATCGATCAGATGCGCCACCACTTCCGTGTCCGTTTCCGAATGAAACTTGTAACCTTCCTTCTCTAATTGCTGTTTCAGCGGCTGATAGTTCTCGATGATGCCGTTGTGCACGAGCACGCAGCCCTTCGAGCGGTGCGGGTGGGCGTTTTGTTCTGAGGGCTTCCCGTGCGTCGCCCATCGCGTATGGCCGATTCCCACTGTGCCCTTGAGGGCTTTTTCCTTGAGCGACTTCTGAAGATTCGCCAGTTTGCCAACACTCCGCCTGACCTCAATCTTCTCGCCATGCAACACCGCAACGCCGGACGAGTCATAGCCTCGATATTCCAACTTGGCGAGGCCGCCGATCAGAATCGGCACCGCTTCTTGATCGCCCACGTATCCGACAATTCCACACATAGGGGTGATCTACCTCCGCTTTTTCGCCTGGCTCTTCGGGAGACTCTTCGTCGGGGTTGACGACGATACGGAACCAGCCTGAGCTTGCATCGCCAACACCCGCCGGCGTGCGGCCCATCCAGCCCGGTTCACTTGAGGCACCCGCGCAATCACCAACGCATCCGCAGGCACATCCTGCGTCACAGTCGTCCCGGCTGCGATGATGGCTCCCGCCCCCACCGTCACCGGCGCGATCAACTGCGTATCGCTGCCGAGAAAAACCCCATCTCCGATTACGGTCTGAAACTTATGCACGCCATCGTAGTTACAAGTGATGGTGCCGGCGCCAATGTTGACCCCTTTCCCAATTTTTGCGTCGCCCAGGTAACTCAGATGGTTCGCCTTCGATCCTTCGCCCAAATCGGTTTTCTTCATCTCGACGAAATTCCCGACCTTCGCCTTCTTCCGAACCACCACACCGGGCCGCAGATGGACAAAGGGCCCCAGATGCGCATCGTCTTCAATGTGAGAGTCGGTAAAGACGCAGTGGTCGAGGATCTCCACCCTATTACCAACGATACAATTCGTCAGCCTGGTATAGGAGCGCAGCACAGAATCTTCCCCGATAATCGTGCAGCCCTCAAGTGTCACGTTGGGATAGAGCACAGTGTCTTTCCCGATCGTGACCGCCGCGTCAATCCAGGTTGAAGCCGGATCGATCATCGTCACCCCGGCATCGAGCCATCGTTCACGGATCTGCTGCCGCACCACCTGTTCAGCCGTCGCTAGCTGCCTGCGCGTATTCACGCCCAGTCCTTCGTCGGGATTGTCGAGGATCACCGCAGCCACAGGCCGTCCCTGCTCCGCAGCGAGACGGATGATGTCCGTCAAATAATATTCCCCTTGGGCATTGCTGGGATCCAGCTTTTCCAACGCGCTGAAAAGAAACTCCCCGTCGACGACATAGGTCCCCACGTTGATTTCGCGAATTGCCCGCTCCCTGTCGTTGGCATCGCGATCCTCGACGATACGCGAGACCGCCCGCTCGGCCGAATACGCACGCACGACGCGCCCATAGCCGCTGGCATCTTCAAGGACCGCCGTCAGAATGGTCACGGTCGCTCGTTCCGCTTGATGCACACGAAGGAGCTCTCGTACGGTCTTCTCCTGAAGCAACGGCGTGTCGCCGTTTAGAATCAGATAATTCGATGGAGCGCCCCGCTTGCCCACCGCAAACGCCGGACGGCTCTGCAACACCGCATGCCCAGTACCCAATTGCTCACGCTGCTCAACAATAGCCACTGAGGAGCGATCGTCTGTTCCTGCCGTCGCACAATCGATGACCTGCCGAACCTGATCGGCCTGATGTCCTACCACGACTGCCACGCGATCCCCGGCGACGCGCAATCCGAGCCTCACCGAATAGAGCACCATCGCCTGGCCAGCCACAGGATGCAGCACCTTCACCTGTTTTGACTGCATGCGTGTCCCGCGCCCGGCCGCCATCACGACCACCGCAAGACCGGCGATCGTTCCCTGCTGGTCCACAGCAATCGGCTTTTTCTTCTTCGAGACTTCAGCGGTTCGTGAACGGCTCATCCGATCGGCACTCCCACTTCGGGCTGTTTCACCATCCCCTGCTTCGTCGCAGCCGTCACGGCCGATGCCAAAGACGAGGAAGGAGAACAGAGTCCTCCTGAAACGATCAGCTTCATCGCCTCCTCGACAGTCATATCGACAGCGGCGACTTCATGCTCCGGCACCAAGAGGAAATAACCCGACGTCGGATTCGGGGACGTCGGCACATACACGTGGATCAGCGGTTCCTGCGCAAGATCTTGCATCTCCCCTTTGGTTACGCCTGTCACAAAGGCAAAGCAATAGTGGCCATTCTTGGGAAACTGAATCAGGACGACGCGGTTATATGAGGGCTGATCCGAAAACGACACAATATCCATCATGGACTTTAACGTCGAGTAGATGCCCCGCACGAGCGGGACACGATTCAGGAACTCCTCCCACCACTTCACAATTTGCCGACCCATAAAATTGGTGGCAAACAACCCGGCCATAAAGACCAACAGGATCAACGCCAGAATTCCTAACCCTGGCACATAATGACTCGGCACCAACCGGACCAGGAGATCCCCCAGAATGCCATCGACGGCCACGAACAGGGTCTTCAAAATGAGGACGGTTCCCCAGATGGGGATAATCACGAGCAGGCCCGTCAGAAAGTAGCGTTTTAGCGAGGTTTTCAGCATACATGTGAGCCGATGGACGTAGGTGGTCATCATACAGAGATTTACGAGGGCCTCGCAAGCCTTTTCTTGCTATTTTCAACAACTTGGAATACCATCCTGCCCGTTTTCTTCACTGGCGATGGGGCCTATACGATGGGGACAAAGAGGCCGAAGACTCGCGGCCGTTTCATTACCCTCGAGGGGGTCGAAGGCAGTGGGAAAAGCACCCAGATTCGCCACCTCGCGGACGTACTCACTCAAGCAGGCTACCGCGTGCTCCAAACCAGAGAGCCGGGTGGCACCGCAACCGCCGAAGCCATTCGCCAGATCCTTCTCACGGCCTCATCGCAAGACCCCGTGACACCTCAGACCGAAGCCCTGCTGGTCCTCGCGGCAAGACATCAACATGTCACCCATCTTATCGAACCGGCATTGAGACGTGGCACCGTGGTGCTCTGTGACCGATTCTCCGATTCCACGCTGGCCTATCAAGGATATGCACGGGGCCTCGATCTTCAGTGGCTGCGAGAGGCTAACGACGTCGCGGCCAACGGACTCACGCCGGATCTCACCCTCGTCCTCGACCTCCCGGTTTCCGTGGGTCTGGCCAGGCGGCGAGCCGATCGTGGAGAACAGAATCGGCTCGACCGTGAGACGGAACGCTTTCATCGAAAGGTGCGCCGGGGATTTTTGACGCTCGCAGCCGAAGCACCTCGCCGCATGACCATCGTGAATGCCAATCGCCCCGCGCAAGATGTTCAGGACGAGCTCACCGAGATCGTGCTAGGGTGGATGACTCGACACCATCGCCCGCCACGCCGCCGGAGCTAACATGCCCTTTCGCGATTGTATCGGACATCAACAATCCATCGCGCTGCTGCAGGCTGCCGTCACCCATCAGCGATTGGCGCATGCCTATCTGTTCCACGGTGAGGAAGCGATCGGGAAACAACTGACGGCAATTCGTCTGGCACAAGCGCTCAACTGCGAACAGCCTCCTGTCGCGGAAGGGATCGACAGTTGCGGCACCTGCCGATCCTGCCAACAGATCGAAGCCCGCACGCACCCGGACTTTTTCGTCATCGAGCCGGACCCGGAACAGGCCACCCGGCAAATTAAGATTGAGCAAGTCCGCGACATCGAACATCAGATCATGTACCGTCCGCTCATCGGCGAGCGGAAAATCTGCTTGATCAATGACGCCGACCGCATGACCATCGGCGCGG includes these proteins:
- a CDS encoding DUF502 domain-containing protein, translating into MLKTSLKRYFLTGLLVIIPIWGTVLILKTLFVAVDGILGDLLVRLVPSHYVPGLGILALILLVFMAGLFATNFMGRQIVKWWEEFLNRVPLVRGIYSTLKSMMDIVSFSDQPSYNRVVLIQFPKNGHYCFAFVTGVTKGEMQDLAQEPLIHVYVPTSPNPTSGYFLLVPEHEVAAVDMTVEEAMKLIVSGGLCSPSSSLASAVTAATKQGMVKQPEVGVPIG
- the glmU gene encoding bifunctional UDP-N-acetylglucosamine diphosphorylase/glucosamine-1-phosphate N-acetyltransferase GlmU encodes the protein MSRSRTAEVSKKKKPIAVDQQGTIAGLAVVVMAAGRGTRMQSKQVKVLHPVAGQAMVLYSVRLGLRVAGDRVAVVVGHQADQVRQVIDCATAGTDDRSSVAIVEQREQLGTGHAVLQSRPAFAVGKRGAPSNYLILNGDTPLLQEKTVRELLRVHQAERATVTILTAVLEDASGYGRVVRAYSAERAVSRIVEDRDANDRERAIREINVGTYVVDGEFLFSALEKLDPSNAQGEYYLTDIIRLAAEQGRPVAAVILDNPDEGLGVNTRRQLATAEQVVRQQIRERWLDAGVTMIDPASTWIDAAVTIGKDTVLYPNVTLEGCTIIGEDSVLRSYTRLTNCIVGNRVEILDHCVFTDSHIEDDAHLGPFVHLRPGVVVRKKAKVGNFVEMKKTDLGEGSKANHLSYLGDAKIGKGVNIGAGTITCNYDGVHKFQTVIGDGVFLGSDTQLIAPVTVGAGAIIAAGTTVTQDVPADALVIARVPQVNRAGWAARRRVLAMQAQAGSVSSSTPTKSLPKSQAKKRR
- the tmk gene encoding dTMP kinase, giving the protein MGTKRPKTRGRFITLEGVEGSGKSTQIRHLADVLTQAGYRVLQTREPGGTATAEAIRQILLTASSQDPVTPQTEALLVLAARHQHVTHLIEPALRRGTVVLCDRFSDSTLAYQGYARGLDLQWLREANDVAANGLTPDLTLVLDLPVSVGLARRRADRGEQNRLDRETERFHRKVRRGFLTLAAEAPRRMTIVNANRPAQDVQDELTEIVLGWMTRHHRPPRRRS